Proteins found in one Gimesia chilikensis genomic segment:
- the hisS gene encoding histidine--tRNA ligase: protein MNKPLITPRTLKGFRDYLPSAMIPREQLIETAKSVYRSYGFSPIDTPALEYTEILTGKGGEESDKQMFRFEQGGRDVAMRFDLTVPFARFSAQNINELGTPFKRYHVGTVWRGERPQKGRYREFVQCDFDTIGTKSNAADIETLFIIHDLMLKIGFTDFKIRINNRMILNGLLQLHNLESQSAAVLRALDKLAKTSPEAVIQEMQEQGGLTQKQAEQILALMTAQGTTAEILDSLESQLKGNERGTQGVLNLRELFTAVERAGIPAERVVLDTSIARGLDYYTGTIYETFLDQMPGIGSVCSGGRYDNLAELFTTQELPGVGASLGLDRLLAAMQELNLLSEVSTPAPILVTQMDAAFTPEYLRLGRDLRQAGLNVEVYPDTKAIKKQFKYANRHGFKIVIVAGSDEFENQLWQVKDMQAGTQTAVKEEELLDVIQKILA, encoded by the coding sequence GTGAATAAACCATTAATTACCCCACGTACGCTCAAAGGGTTCCGCGACTATCTCCCCTCAGCCATGATTCCCCGCGAACAGCTGATCGAAACAGCCAAGTCCGTCTATCGCAGCTACGGATTCAGCCCGATTGACACGCCAGCTCTGGAATATACCGAAATCCTGACCGGCAAAGGGGGGGAAGAATCGGACAAGCAGATGTTCCGTTTCGAGCAGGGGGGCCGCGATGTTGCCATGCGGTTCGACCTGACAGTTCCTTTCGCCCGTTTCTCCGCGCAGAACATCAACGAGCTCGGCACCCCCTTCAAACGCTATCACGTCGGCACGGTCTGGCGGGGCGAACGACCGCAGAAAGGACGCTACCGCGAATTCGTCCAGTGTGACTTCGATACCATCGGTACCAAGTCCAATGCCGCGGACATCGAAACGCTGTTCATCATTCACGATCTGATGCTGAAGATCGGCTTCACCGATTTCAAAATCCGCATCAATAATCGCATGATTCTCAATGGACTGCTCCAGTTGCACAACCTGGAATCGCAGTCGGCAGCCGTCCTGCGCGCCCTCGACAAGCTGGCCAAAACCAGCCCGGAAGCCGTCATTCAGGAAATGCAGGAGCAGGGGGGACTGACTCAAAAGCAGGCCGAACAGATCCTGGCTCTGATGACCGCTCAGGGTACGACTGCAGAAATTCTGGACTCACTGGAATCACAGCTCAAAGGAAACGAGCGTGGTACGCAGGGTGTACTCAATCTTCGTGAACTGTTTACCGCAGTAGAGCGGGCGGGGATTCCTGCCGAACGGGTGGTACTGGATACGTCCATTGCCCGTGGCCTCGATTACTACACCGGCACGATTTACGAAACCTTCCTCGACCAGATGCCCGGAATCGGCAGCGTCTGTTCGGGCGGACGCTACGATAACCTCGCTGAGCTGTTTACCACTCAGGAACTGCCCGGCGTCGGTGCCAGCCTCGGACTGGACCGTCTGCTCGCCGCGATGCAGGAACTGAACCTGCTAAGCGAGGTTTCTACCCCCGCACCGATTCTGGTTACACAAATGGACGCTGCTTTCACCCCCGAATACCTGCGTCTGGGACGTGATCTGCGTCAGGCGGGCTTGAATGTGGAAGTCTATCCGGACACCAAGGCGATCAAGAAACAGTTCAAATATGCCAACCGTCACGGCTTCAAAATCGTCATCGTGGCTGGCTCAGACGAATTCGAAAACCAGCTCTGGCAGGTCAAGGACATGCAGGCCGGTACTCAAACCGCAGTCAAAGAAGAAGAACTGCTGGACGTAATCCAGAAGATCCTCGCCTGA